Part of the Halobaculum halobium genome, ACCAGCGTCGTGTTCGGTTCGACGGCGGCGCCGGCGGACCCGCCCGCGGTCGACGCGCTCGGCGACGCCTGCGTCGCCCCGGCCGTCGCGGCCGTCGCGGCCTCGCTGCGACGGCGCCGTCCCGCTCGCGAGACATCCGCACTGGCGACCGACCGGACCGTCTCGACGAGCTGCTCCTCCATTCGGGAGACGCCCATCGACACCTCGCCGCCGGGCTTGGCAAAGAAGTCGACGGCGCCCGCGTCAAGGGCCGCGAATGTTTCTTCGGCGCCCTCGGCGGTGTACGCCGACAGCATCAGCGTCGGTGTCGGGTTCTCGGCCATCAGTCGCTCCACCGCCTCGATCCCGTTCATCTCCGGCATCTCGACGTCCATCGTCACCACGTCGGGGTCGGTGTCGGCGACGACCGACAGCGCCTCGCGGCCGTCCGCGGCCTCGCCGACGACTTCGACTCCGTCGGACTCCAAGATGTCCGCGATGAGTCCGCGCATGAACCGCGAATCGTCCACCACGACCGTCCGCGGCGCCCGCGCGCTCACGGCACACCCCCAGCCGGCCGTGCGGCGTCTCGAATCATGTCCTCGGCTACCGATACGCCGTTATTGAAGACACCGCCCCGAATTTCACGGCTGATACCTCGTGCGCTACCGTTAAGCGATTCGCTCGGGCGATCGGTGATATGGCAAGCAGCGAGCGAGCGGCCGACGCGGACGCCGTCTCGACCGAGGAGACGACGCAGGTGTTGGAGTTCGGACTCGGCGACGAGACGTACTGTCTCGACATCGCCTACATCGACGAGATCGTCGATGCGGGCGACCTCACCGCGATCCCGAATTCGCCGCGCCACGTTGAGGGCGTGATGGACCTGCGGGGCAAGACGACGACGATCATCGACCCCAAGACGCTGCTGGGCGTCACTGGGACGGGGACGCGTGAGCGCATCATCGTGTTCGATCCCGACGAGGTCGACGACGGCGGCACCGTCGGCTGGGTCGTCGACGAGGTGTTCCAGGTCCGCGACGTGCCCGCCGACCAGGTCGACGAGGCGACGACCGCCGGCGACGACTCCGTCCGCGGCATCGTGAAGGGCGACGACCGGTTCGTCGTCTGGGTCGAACCGCGCACGGAGTGAGCTCGGTTTCGCGTATCTCCCCGGTTCGCGCCTCGATTTCCGCGCAGCTCCCCGATTCACGCCCCGCCAATATCACTGCTGAGTCTCAGGGAGCAGTCCTTATCTGCCCCCTCATACCGTAGTGACCATGCGCGTTTCGAGCGGCGTTTCGGGATTCGACGACCTCGTCGGCGGGGGGCTCCCAGCCGAACGGCTCTACGTTGTCTGCGGTCCCCCCGGTAGCGGGAAGACGACGTTCTCAGCACAGTTCATCGCCGACGGCGCCGCCAACGGCGATCGCTGTCTGTTCATCAGCATGCACGAAAGCCGGGCCGACCTCGAACGGGACATGGCGGCCTACGACTTCGGCTTCGAGGGGGCGCTCGACTCCGGGGCGGTGACGTTCCTCGATGCCTTCTCTTCGGATGGAAAGCGCTTTTTCGGCATGCCGGGGGACCGACGCGACGTCAACAGCGTCACCAACCGGATCAGTTCGTTCGTCGAGTCGCGCGACATCGACCGCGTCGTCATCGACTCGACGATGCTGCTGCGGTATCTCCTCGACGACGAGGAGAACACGACGATGCGGGTCCTCTCCGCGCTCAAGCGAACCAGCGCGACGACGTATCTCATCTCCGAGATGACCGACCCGTCCGCGTACGCGGACGAGCACTTCCTCGCCCACGGCGTGGTCTTCTTCCACAACTACATGGAAGACGACGGGATGCGCCGCGGGTTGCAGGTCGTGAAGATGCGCGGCGCCGACGTCGACACTGACATCCAAGAGCTTCGGTTCACCGACGACGGCCTCGTCGTCGGCGACGACGGGACGGTCACTCACTGATGTACGAAACACGACTCGGAACCGACTGGGAGGAGCTCTCCGGGACCGAGGCGATTCGCCGGGCGTACGCGCTCGGCGTCGCGGCTGCCTTCGGCTACGAGAACCGCGAGGAGTTCGACCGCCTCCGAGGGGCACTCGATACGTCTTACGACCGAAGCATCATCGACCTCGCGTATCAAGAAGGCAAACACGAGGCGGAGGAGGTCCACGCCGACAGCGAGGGGGCCGACGGCGACGACGTCTGGGAGCAGTTGATCGAGGGGACCACTCCACCCGCAGACCTGTCGGACTCTGGCGGCCCCGACGCAGGAAGCCCCGCGGGGCGGCCGATCACCGCCACCGATTTACCGTCGGCGCTCGGCCGAGTGGACCTGCTCGAAGGGGGACAAGATCTCGACTCGCTCGGCTTCCCCGCGCTGTTTGGCTCGACACCGGGATCGGAACCGTCAGACGAGGACCCGTGACCGTGCACCGAACGGCACGGCCGGCCGAATTCGGCCTCGAACGAGCGCGACACGCCTCGGTGATCGAAGCGGCCACGGGCCGCCCGCTCGACCGGGTCGACGACCAGGGTCGTTCGGCCGCCCTGGACGGGGGAAACGCGTGAGCCTCTATCGATCAGAGCTGTCGCTTCCGTCGGTTTGGACAAAGGTTTTAGCTGTCCGACGCATGCTGATGCGTATGCTGGAGGACGCCCCGCTGTCGCTTGACGGCAGCGGGGGAGGCGAGAGCCTCCTCATCGCCGGTCCGCCCATGACCGGTAAATACGCGCTCATGCTGCGCCTGTTGGTGGAGGCCGGCGAGCGCGGCGTCCTCATCACCACCGGCGACCCCGCAGAGCAGGTCCGCGCGGACTACGCGGACATCGCGAAGGTCGCTCCGGAATCGGTCGGCGTCGTCGACTGCGTCTCCAAACAGCGCGGCGGCGATCTCATCGAAGACGACCTCGTCAGGTACGCCTCCTCCCCGAAGAACATCACCGACATCGGGATGAAGTTCACCGACCTGTATGAGGCGTTTCGCGAGACCGACGAGTCGGTCGCCGTCGGCATCAACTCGCTGTCGGAACTGTTGATGTACCTCGACCCGCAGGACGTCTACCAGTTCGTCCGCGTACTCACCCGCCAGACGCAAAACGAGGGGTGGACAACTATCGCGGTGATCAACTCCACGATGCACGACGAGCAGACGCTGCACACGATGTACGAGCCGTTCGACACCGTGATCAACACGCGCGAAGAGAACGGCGCCCGCGAACTGCGCGTCCGAAACCGGACGCAGGCGGCGACCGCCTGGACGACATTCTGACGGCCACACGCTGCCTCTTCTCTCGAAACGACATTCCGCGCCGGCGCGCCGACTCGATTTCCGCCGAAGCACCTCTCGCCCGCTCAGGCCTCGATTCCGTTCCATAGAGCGGTCTCCGGCGATCGGTCGAGGCTTCCAGCGGGACGACTGCCGTCCCGTCTCGCTGTGACCGCACCGAAGGTGCGTCGCAGGCGACCACCACCGCATTCGATATCGCGCAATTTGGTGTATACGCCTGGACCGTCGCGCTTACCTCGGTCCCCACGGATCGTCCGATAATGGCCGAGTTCGACCCCGAGCAGTTCGAGGACAAGTACGCGAACTACTTCCCGGAGCTCCAGCGGGCGTACAAGAACGCCTTCGAGATCATGAACGACCGGTATGACTCGGAGCTGATCCACGCCATCGACCAGCAGATCCTCAACGAGTCGGAGCCGTTCTACGACGAGGAGTCGGGCGCGTTCACCGTCGAACTCCCCGAGAACTCGACCCAGCGGCTCACCGCGACCGTCGTGGACGACGAGAAACTGAGTGAGACGCTCGACCGGTATGTCGCGGAGATCGAATCCCAGTTGTACCGCGTGTTCGACCTCGAACCGCCGGAATCGGCGTGACCGGACGGCTGCGCTGACCCCCCGAGCACAAGGTTGAAACCCTCGTACTGCCAAACAGTCAGTAATGAGCGCCGACTCTCAAGACGACGGCGGCGAGGACGAACTGCGCGAGCGCGTCACGAACTTCCTGCGCCGCAACTTCCCGCAGATCCAGATGCACGGCGGCAGCGCGGCCATTCAGCACCTCGACCGCGAGACCGGTGAGGTCCACATCTCGCTGGGTGGCGCCTGTTCCGGCTGCGGCATCTCACCGATGACGATCCAGGCGATCAAATCCCGGATGACCAAGGAAATCCCCGAGATCAAGGAGGTCGTCGCCGACACCGGCATGGGCGCAGGCGCCGACGGCGACCTCGGCGGTATGGGTCACTCCGACGACGGCATGTCTCCCTCGTTCCCCGGCGAGTCCTCGGACGGCGAGGAGGACGAGGGACCGCAGGCGCCGTTCTGAACGCGCGATAGTTCCCTCGCACGTCTCGTTTTTCCGGCTTCGATCGCTTCCACTGAGCGGCCGTGCCGTCGTCACGGTCGACTCCGCGGATCGTGACTGTCGAATCTGGTACTCCGCAGGTCATGACCGTCGAATCCGCTAACTCGGCTGTAGACGCGTTCTGGACCCGGAACCTGCGTTGAACACGATCTGCTGCGGTCAGCGATAAACCGTATAGCGCCCTATCGAACGTCGGATCGCACTCATTCACACCCCGTTCGGGGAGACCAGAAGAGGGATTACCGGCGAGCGGGATTCGGGAGACATGAGCGACGATTCGCCCGAGAACGTGCTGTTCGTCGTGCTCGACACGGTCCGCAAGGACCGCCTCGGGCCGTACGGCTACGACGGGGGGACGACGCCGGGGCTGGACGCGTTCTGCGAGGAGGCGACCGTCTTCGAGAACGCGGTCGCGCCCGCGCCGTGGACGCTCCCGGTACACGCGTCGCTGTTCACCGGGATGTACCCGCACCGTCACGGCGCCGACCAAGAGAACCCGTACCTCGAGGGGGCGACGACGCTCGCGGAGACGCTGTCCGCGGCGGGCTACCGAACCGCCTGCTACTCCTCGAACGCTTGGATCACGCCGTACACGCACCTCACCGACGGCTTCGACGACCAGGACAACTTCTTCGAAGTGATGCCCGGCGACCTGCTGTCGGGCCCACTCGCGAAGGCGTGGAAGGCGATGAACGACAACGACGCGCTGCGCACCGTCGCGGACAAACTCGTCTCGCTTGGCAACGTCGCCCACGAGTATCTCGCCTCGGGGGAGGGCGCCGACTCGAAGACGCCGGCGGTGATCGACCGCACGAAGTCGTTCATCGACGACAGCGAGTCGGCCGACGACGACTGGTTCGCGTTCATCAATCTGATGGACGCCCACCTCCCGTACCACCCGCCGCAGGAGTACGTCGACGAGTACGCTCCCGGCGTCGACTCGACCGAGGTGTGCCAGAACTCCAAGGAGTACAACGCGGGCGCCCGCGACATCGACGACGAGGAGTGGGAGGCCATCCGGGGGCTGTACGACGCCGAGATCGCGCACATCGACGACCAACTCACCCGCCTGTTCGACTGGCTGAAGGAGACGGATCGCTGGGACGACACCGCGGTCGTCGTCTGCGCGGACCACGGCGAACTCCACGGCGAACACGACCTCTACGGCCACGAGTTCTGCCTATACGATCAGCTGATCAACGTCCCGCTCATGGTCAAGCACCCGTCTCTCGACGGCGACCGACGCGAGGACACCGTCGAACTCCTCGACACCTACCACACGGTGCTCGACACGCTCGACGTCGAAGGCGGCGACCCGGCCGCCGCGGGCGAGGAGGCGGTCGCGCTCGATCGCACGCGCTCGCTGCTGTCGGCCGACTATCGCGAGTTCGCCGGGCTCGACGACGCCGCTCGGGACCCCGGGCAGCGCGCGTCGCCCGAGGGCGAGTTCGGATTCGTCGAGTACTCGCGGCCCGTGGTCGAGCTGAAACAGCTGGAGGAGAAGGCGTCGAGCGCGGGCATCGAACTGCCCGAGGACTCCAGGTTCTACTCGCGGATGCGCGCCGCCCGGAGCACCGACGCGAAGTACGTCCGCATCGACCGGATCCCCGACGAGGCGTTCCGCCTCGACGAAGACCCTGCCGAGGAGACTGACATCGCCGCCGGCGACGACGACCGCATCGCCGAGGCCGAAGCCAACCTGGGCGAGTTCGAGGCGGCGGCCGGGGGCGCGTGGACCGGCACCGACGCCGCCGAGGTGACGGACGACTCGCTCGACGAGATGGACGACGAGGCGACCGAGCGCCTCCGCGATCTGGGATACGTCGAGTAAGCTCCGATTCCGACCGCCGTCTCCCGATCTGTTCGGAAGTACGGGCCACGACTGAACTCAGTAGCAATCGCGGCCGATCGGAAAGATGCTCTCCGCTCTCTGATCTTTCGATTCGCTCCTCCACTCACCATCGATTCATTCTGCCATTCTCACCGTCGACTCACTCTTCGCTCTGCTCTCGCTTTCGCTCCCGCGTCCCCAGGAGCTCCGCCATCGTTCGGTTCGTCGGCGTGTCGACGCCGCGGTCGGCGCCGCGGCCGACGACGGCGCCGTTGATCGCGTCGACCTCGGTGCGGCCGCCTCCGAGCACATCCACCAGCATCGACGAGCGGTTGGCCGCGGTCTCCGCGACGACGGTGTCGACCGCGTCGACCGCCGCTCCCTCCGCGAGGTCGACTCCTCGGCGCGGGCGACGCGGGCCGTTTCGCGGGCGGCGCGATGAGCGACCGCTCGGCCCGGGCCGTCGGCGAGCGCGCCGTTGGGAACGCGCGCGAGCGCCGTCACGGCGTTGATGCCGGCGTTGACGGCGAGCTTCTCCCAGCGTCGGCGCGGCATCGCCGGGTCGGCGGTGCAGTCGAGGCCGGCCTCGCGGAACGCGGCGGCGACGCGCTCAGCGCGGTCGCTCGCGGCGTCACTCTCGTCGCTGTCGCGCCGGGTGCCCGCGAATTCGCCGACGTGGATCCGCCCGGCGCCGGTGCAGCGCACCTCGCCCGGGCCGACGAGTTCGGCGCCGTAGGTGGCCGAGCCGGCGAGGACGCGGTCGCCGAGTGCCTCCGCGAGCGTCTCCTCGGTGAGGCCGTTCGACAGCGAGCAGACCACCTCGGGGTCGCCGGCCGCGAGCGCGCTTCCGGCCGCCTCTGCATCGTACGCCTTCACCGTGACGAGCGCGAGATCGCAGGTCAGGTCCGCGGGCGTCGGATCGGTCGTCGCTCGCGGCTGGGTGTGTGCATCGAGCTCGCCGACGACGCGCAGGCCCTCCCCGGCGACGCGGCGGGCGTGCGGGTCGCGGGCGACGAGTGTGACGTGGTGCTCGCGCGCGAGCAGGCCGCCGACGAGACTGCCCAGCGCGCCGGCGCCGAACACGACGATGTCCATGGCAGCGGCTGGTCACGCGACGAAAAGAGCGGTTCGGTCGAGCGACCGTCGGTCTGCCCGCCGTCGGAGTCAGTCCTCGGCCCAGTAGTACAGCTCCTCGCGCGGGGCGTCGCAACTCGGGCAGTTCGCCGGGAGGTCGTCGGCGATCTGGCCCATCTCGCCGCACTCCCAACAGCGCCACATCACGAACGCCTTGCCGAAGATGTCTCGGGCCTCGTCGAGGTCCACGGCGCCGGCTCCCTCGGCCGCGAGGACGTAGAAGCCGGCGTCGTCGACGCCGCGCACCGTCCCGAGTTCGTTCCCCTCGGCGTCGTACACCGACTGTCCCGCGGAGATATCGGTCAGCCTCGTCTCCTCGCCACGCTGTTCGGTCGCCATGGGGGAACGTACGCGACGGGACCTGTTAAACAATCTCACAGGATCGATGGCGACATCATTTCCACGTTGTTGCGCGATATCTCCCGGTTTCGTCCGAACGAACGCCACTGCCCAAACCGAGTGCACGCGAAGCTTATCGGAGAAGCCGTCGGCTTCCCGCTACCGCTCGATCCACGTCTCGTGGAGGTCGAGCCACAGCAGGCCGCCGGGAGCGTCGGCGGCCTCCCGCAGCAGCGCCGTGCTGATCCGGCCGGTCGTCCCCCGAGCGGTCTCCTGCCACTCCTCGTAGCGGACCGTCGCGCGGTCGGCCGCGCCGTGGACCACCTCGACGTTCCGGATCTCGATGTCGAATGTCCCGGGGTCGTTCCGGCCGTGTGCGCCCCGGATCGAGTCGAGGACGGCCGCGCGGTCGGCGCGGTCGCCGTCGGGCGTGACCAGTTCGAACTCCGGAGCGAGCGCGCGTTCGACGGCGTCGAAGTCGTCGGGGTCGGTCGCGCCGGTGAACCACGCGACGAAGCGGTCGTGCAGGCGTTCGATCTCGGCGCGGCAGGCGTCCTCCGAGAGCATGGATGGCTCCTGTAGCCGACCGGTCAAAGGCGTATCGCGCTGGCGCCGCGCCGCCGAGCCGGGATCACATGAAGTCCGCGATGGATCCTTGCTTGTTCTTGTCATTCTCGAACACGGACTCCAGCGAGCGCTCGAGGATCTCCAGCCGCTGGATGGTGTACTCGCGGCAGCCGAACTCCTTGGCGACCCGCAGCGCCACGTCCATGTACTTGTTCACGGAGCCGCGGTGGACGGTGAGCGTCATGTCGCCGCCGCACTCGCGGCAGTCGCCCGTCAGCGGCATCCGGCGGTACTTCTCACCGCAGCCGAGACACCGCGTCTCCTGGCGGGAGAACGCCCGGAGGTTCCCGATGAGGTCCGGCAGGAAGTGGTACTCGATGACGCGCTCGGCCACGTCCGTCTCGTCGACGGCGCGGAGCTTTCGCGCGAGCGCGAGCTGGGCATCCATCTTGTCCATCATCGACCCGAGCGTCTTGTACGCCGAGAGATCGGGGCCGAGCGCGATGTCGGTCGTGTCGTGGGTGTGGTCGAAGCCGCGGTACTCGTCGTCGGTGCCCAGCGTGTCCTCGCCGAGTTGGATCAGCTCCTCGACCTCGTCCGGGTCGGCCATGTCGAGCGTGGCCTCGTAGAACTCCCGGGGGTACTGCCGGACGATGTCCATGTTGTGCGCCTCGTCGTCGATCTCCGAGGGGTCGATCCGCGAGGACATCACGAGGGGGGCGTCCATCTGTCCGCCGCGCTGGTCGGGGAGGAACGCCTTGCTGAAGTTCAGCAGGCCGTCCATGAGGAGCATGACGCAATCCTCGTCGCCATCGCAGTTCCGGCGTTTTGCGGCGTGAAAGTACGGATGCGCGTAGCCAACCGCCGCGCTCGTGAACCCGACCACGCGCCCGACGACCGCGGCGCTGGTGTGGGGCGCCATCCCGAACACCAACTCGCCCACGAGGTCGTCGCGCTCGTTCACCTCGTAGAACGGCTCCAGCCCGTAGAAGTCGGTGAGGAGTTCGTCGACGAAGTCGGCCGTCTTCATCATGTGTTCGGCGGCGCCGTCCGAGAGGACGATGTCCTGCACCTTCAGCTCGACCAGCTGGTCGTCGTGAACGAGCTGCTCGCCGTCGATGTCGGTCTCGTAGCCGAGCTCCCGGAAGTGGTCGGCCGTCACGTCCAACTCCTCGGGCCGGACCGACGTGACCGGGAGGTCGGTCATGTCGTAGCGGACCGTGCCGTCCTTGAACGACGTGACGCCGTGTTTCGCCCGGAAGATGCCCTTCTCGATGGGTTCGGGCGTCTTGTCCGACGACGACAGCCCCTTAACCCCTTTGAGGATCTCGAAGCTGGCCTCGCGTTCGTCGGTCGCCTCCAGCGCCGACCAGTACTCGTCGTTGAGGTCGATCGTGTGCCAGTCGGGACTCTCGACGTCCCACTCGCAGCGCGGGCACTCGACGCGCCCGGACTCGTCGGGCTCACAGACCGTGCCGCACTCTTCGCACTCGTAGTAGGGTTCGGTGTGGGCGCCGCAGTCGGGACACTGCGGCTTGAACGTGTGCTCGTCGCAGTCGGGGCACTCGCGCTCGCCGACGAGCACGTCGTACACGCCCTTCCCCTGCTCGGTACGGTCGCGGGCGGCCTCTCCGATCGAACGCTGATTCCCGCCGTGGTCTTTGATCGGGAAGAGCGTGTGGACCGCCGGCGAGAGGTCGCGGCTCTCGGACTTCTCCGGACGGCCCATCCGGTTTCCGATCCGGGTCGGGGCGCGCTCGCGCACCTCGAAGTCTGCGACCTCGTTGACCGCGCGGACGGCGTTGTCGCCGTCGTCCCACCGCTCGGCCTCCGCCGAGAGGTCGTCCGGCGTCCACTCGCGTCGGAGGCCGTCCGTCACCCCGAGTTGCCGGAGGAGCGGTCGGAAATCGGGGACGCGAAGCGCGTCCTCGGTCTGGGTGTGTTCGACGAGCAGGCGCTCGAGTGCGCGGCGGACGGTGTCGCCGTTTTCGACGACGAGGAGGTCGCCCGTCACCTCGCCGTCGGCTGCGGCGGCCGCGAGCGCGTCGTACTCGTCGACGGAGATGTCGTGCCAGCAGTAGGTGTAGGCGGGATGCAGCGGCGCGTCGTACTCCTCGACCCACGCGAGCGCCTGCTCGGCGTCGGGCTCGTCCAGATCCGTGGTGAGGTCGTCCTCGAGCGCCTGCAAGTCGGCGCCGGCGGCTGCGAGATCTTGTTCCCACCACTCGCGGACGTAGGAAGCCGGGACCAGCGGGTGGTTGTTCTCGACGAACTCACCGAAGTTGACGAGATACTCGCCCAAGTCGATCACCTCCTCGACGCCGTTTTGCACCTCCTTGGCCTCCGCCGGGTCGTCGATGCGGCGCACGTCGCCGTTCGCCAGCCGGACCGTCGGTCCGTCGATGGAATCGACGGGGATGACGCCCCCGGCTTTCCCGGGTCGCTCCGTTTTGATCTGCGTGCCGGTCGCGAGGAAGTCGTCGACGATGTGCATCGTCGCCGGGTGGACGCCCGCCGTCGCGAAGCCGTGGTTGCGCGCGCGGCCGTAGCGCAGGCGGAAGCCTCCCGACTCCGAGGGGTGACCGAACACCGGGCGGCCGGCGATCAGATCGCGCAGGAACTTCTGTGAGGGGTCGGGTCGGGTGGGTCCGACCGGTTCCTCCGTCTCCGGACCGGCGTTCACGTCTCCGTCCTCGCTCTCATCCGCGTCGGCTTCGGCGTCCACGTCGTCGGCTTCGGCGTCCTCCGCTTGCGCCGCCTCGGCGCCCTCCGTGTCGTAGTACGTGCCGTCGATGAGGTCCTGGAGCCACGGCCAGTCGACCTCGTCGAGCTGCCGGGTGTAGCGCTGGATCTTGGGGGCCTTGAGCGCGATTCCCTCCGCGAGCACGAGACACATCCCGCCGCGGGCGTTGTTGGTGTCCACGCGGTCCAAGTCCCGGAACCCGGAGACCTCCTCGTCGCCGGTGGCCTCCCCGTCGAGCATGATCGGCATGTGCTCGGCGATGAACTTCGTCTCCGTGTCTTTCGGCGTGTACTGGAGGCCGGTCTCCTTGTCGTAGAGGCCGATCTCCTCGGCGTAGCGTTCGACCTCGTCGTCGCGTGCGTTGTACTCCTCGATGCCCAACAGGGCGCGGGCGTAGTCGCCAACCAGCACCGACAGCGCCTGCGCGGTGCCGCCCGCAGAGCGGATCGGCCCGGCGTAGTAGACGTTGATGAACTCCGTGCCGTCGTCATTCTCCAGGATCTCGACGCGGTCGATCCCCTCGATGGGCGCCGCTACGACGCCCTCGGTGAGCAGAGCCACCGCGGTCCGCACGGCGCCTTCGATCTTGCCCGCCCGAGAGTCGAAGTCGCCGACCGTTCCCTCGACGAAGTCGGTGACGAGCTCCAAGGCGGCCTCCTCGCGCGAGTACTCCTCTTCCAACTCGCGGACGCGCTCGGCGACGCCGGGGATCCCGAGGATGTTCTCGACGCGGTCGGCCATGTCGCGGGCGACGGGGATCTCGATCTCCGTCTCGGGGTCTTTCCCCTGTGCCTTCGCGGCCTCGGCGCGCTCGAACGCCTCGTCCAGCCTGTCCTCGATCCGTGTGAAGTAGCGTTCGTCGTCCGGTCTCATCGTGTCGCCTCCGCGGTCGCGGCGATCGTCGGTGACGACCCCGGATCCGGCGTCACGGCGGCGGCGAACGCGTCGCCTCG contains:
- a CDS encoding chemotaxis protein CheW, producing the protein MASSERAADADAVSTEETTQVLEFGLGDETYCLDIAYIDEIVDAGDLTAIPNSPRHVEGVMDLRGKTTTIIDPKTLLGVTGTGTRERIIVFDPDEVDDGGTVGWVVDEVFQVRDVPADQVDEATTAGDDSVRGIVKGDDRFVVWVEPRTE
- a CDS encoding RAD55 family ATPase gives rise to the protein MRVSSGVSGFDDLVGGGLPAERLYVVCGPPGSGKTTFSAQFIADGAANGDRCLFISMHESRADLERDMAAYDFGFEGALDSGAVTFLDAFSSDGKRFFGMPGDRRDVNSVTNRISSFVESRDIDRVVIDSTMLLRYLLDDEENTTMRVLSALKRTSATTYLISEMTDPSAYADEHFLAHGVVFFHNYMEDDGMRRGLQVVKMRGADVDTDIQELRFTDDGLVVGDDGTVTH
- a CDS encoding RAD55 family ATPase, with protein sequence MLEDAPLSLDGSGGGESLLIAGPPMTGKYALMLRLLVEAGERGVLITTGDPAEQVRADYADIAKVAPESVGVVDCVSKQRGGDLIEDDLVRYASSPKNITDIGMKFTDLYEAFRETDESVAVGINSLSELLMYLDPQDVYQFVRVLTRQTQNEGWTTIAVINSTMHDEQTLHTMYEPFDTVINTREENGARELRVRNRTQAATAWTTF
- a CDS encoding DUF5783 family protein, giving the protein MAEFDPEQFEDKYANYFPELQRAYKNAFEIMNDRYDSELIHAIDQQILNESEPFYDEESGAFTVELPENSTQRLTATVVDDEKLSETLDRYVAEIESQLYRVFDLEPPESA
- a CDS encoding NifU family protein; the encoded protein is MSADSQDDGGEDELRERVTNFLRRNFPQIQMHGGSAAIQHLDRETGEVHISLGGACSGCGISPMTIQAIKSRMTKEIPEIKEVVADTGMGAGADGDLGGMGHSDDGMSPSFPGESSDGEEDEGPQAPF
- a CDS encoding sulfatase; this encodes MSDDSPENVLFVVLDTVRKDRLGPYGYDGGTTPGLDAFCEEATVFENAVAPAPWTLPVHASLFTGMYPHRHGADQENPYLEGATTLAETLSAAGYRTACYSSNAWITPYTHLTDGFDDQDNFFEVMPGDLLSGPLAKAWKAMNDNDALRTVADKLVSLGNVAHEYLASGEGADSKTPAVIDRTKSFIDDSESADDDWFAFINLMDAHLPYHPPQEYVDEYAPGVDSTEVCQNSKEYNAGARDIDDEEWEAIRGLYDAEIAHIDDQLTRLFDWLKETDRWDDTAVVVCADHGELHGEHDLYGHEFCLYDQLINVPLMVKHPSLDGDRREDTVELLDTYHTVLDTLDVEGGDPAAAGEEAVALDRTRSLLSADYREFAGLDDAARDPGQRASPEGEFGFVEYSRPVVELKQLEEKASSAGIELPEDSRFYSRMRAARSTDAKYVRIDRIPDEAFRLDEDPAEETDIAAGDDDRIAEAEANLGEFEAAAGGAWTGTDAAEVTDDSLDEMDDEATERLRDLGYVE
- a CDS encoding DUF7130 family rubredoxin-like protein codes for the protein MATEQRGEETRLTDISAGQSVYDAEGNELGTVRGVDDAGFYVLAAEGAGAVDLDEARDIFGKAFVMWRCWECGEMGQIADDLPANCPSCDAPREELYYWAED
- a CDS encoding DUF4440 domain-containing protein produces the protein MLSEDACRAEIERLHDRFVAWFTGATDPDDFDAVERALAPEFELVTPDGDRADRAAVLDSIRGAHGRNDPGTFDIEIRNVEVVHGAADRATVRYEEWQETARGTTGRISTALLREAADAPGGLLWLDLHETWIER
- a CDS encoding DNA polymerase II large subunit; this translates as MRPDDERYFTRIEDRLDEAFERAEAAKAQGKDPETEIEIPVARDMADRVENILGIPGVAERVRELEEEYSREEAALELVTDFVEGTVGDFDSRAGKIEGAVRTAVALLTEGVVAAPIEGIDRVEILENDDGTEFINVYYAGPIRSAGGTAQALSVLVGDYARALLGIEEYNARDDEVERYAEEIGLYDKETGLQYTPKDTETKFIAEHMPIMLDGEATGDEEVSGFRDLDRVDTNNARGGMCLVLAEGIALKAPKIQRYTRQLDEVDWPWLQDLIDGTYYDTEGAEAAQAEDAEADDVDAEADADESEDGDVNAGPETEEPVGPTRPDPSQKFLRDLIAGRPVFGHPSESGGFRLRYGRARNHGFATAGVHPATMHIVDDFLATGTQIKTERPGKAGGVIPVDSIDGPTVRLANGDVRRIDDPAEAKEVQNGVEEVIDLGEYLVNFGEFVENNHPLVPASYVREWWEQDLAAAGADLQALEDDLTTDLDEPDAEQALAWVEEYDAPLHPAYTYCWHDISVDEYDALAAAAADGEVTGDLLVVENGDTVRRALERLLVEHTQTEDALRVPDFRPLLRQLGVTDGLRREWTPDDLSAEAERWDDGDNAVRAVNEVADFEVRERAPTRIGNRMGRPEKSESRDLSPAVHTLFPIKDHGGNQRSIGEAARDRTEQGKGVYDVLVGERECPDCDEHTFKPQCPDCGAHTEPYYECEECGTVCEPDESGRVECPRCEWDVESPDWHTIDLNDEYWSALEATDEREASFEILKGVKGLSSSDKTPEPIEKGIFRAKHGVTSFKDGTVRYDMTDLPVTSVRPEELDVTADHFRELGYETDIDGEQLVHDDQLVELKVQDIVLSDGAAEHMMKTADFVDELLTDFYGLEPFYEVNERDDLVGELVFGMAPHTSAAVVGRVVGFTSAAVGYAHPYFHAAKRRNCDGDEDCVMLLMDGLLNFSKAFLPDQRGGQMDAPLVMSSRIDPSEIDDEAHNMDIVRQYPREFYEATLDMADPDEVEELIQLGEDTLGTDDEYRGFDHTHDTTDIALGPDLSAYKTLGSMMDKMDAQLALARKLRAVDETDVAERVIEYHFLPDLIGNLRAFSRQETRCLGCGEKYRRMPLTGDCRECGGDMTLTVHRGSVNKYMDVALRVAKEFGCREYTIQRLEILERSLESVFENDKNKQGSIADFM